DNA from Dasypus novemcinctus isolate mDasNov1 chromosome 19, mDasNov1.1.hap2, whole genome shotgun sequence:
TCTCACATGTCCCCGAAGGGATGAGGAACAACTGTAagctttcccacattccttacattcatacGGTTTTAGTCCACTGTGTATTATCATATGTCTTCGAAAGTACTTGAGACATCCAAATGCTTTGCCACACTgcttacattcataaggtttctctcctgtaTGCATTCTCCGGTGCTTCCGAAAGGATGAGGGATACCTGAAGACTTTCCCACACTGCCTACATTCATAGGGGTTATCTTCAGCGTGTGTTTTCATATGCTGTCGAAGGGAGTAGGAACAACTTAAGGCTTTCCCACAATGTTgacatgcatagggtttctctccagtatgactTCTCACATGTCGTGCAAGGTGTGAGTAATAAAGGAAGGCTTTCTCACATACTTCACATATAtggattttctttcctttgtgacCTCTCACATGCACCTTAAAGGATAAGGGGCAAATGAAAGCTTTTCCACATTTCTGACATTCAAAAGGATTTTTACTACTAAGAGTTTTCACATGTGTCTTAGATATTCTCCCACAGTCCTGGCATTTATAGTCTTTCTCTGCAAAATGACTTTTTACATGAGTGCTCGGACAGGAGGGACAACCAGAAGCTCGTCGACGTTCCTCACATTGATATGGTTTGTGTCCAGTGTGAGATCTTTGCTTATTCTTAAGGAAAGAATGATTTTCAAAGGCTTTTCCACATTTCCTGCATTCACAGGGTTCAACTTCTGTAGgacaactcttaggcacagtAAGATTTGCAATCTGGCTCAAGGATTCTCCACATTGATTACCTTCTTTACTTTTGTAAAGGCTCTCCACCAAATAACTTCTGTTCAAAACAGGATAGCACACTATTAAGGGTCAATGATTACAAGTTATATACTTATTAACAATTTATTGTCATAAATTACTACCGTGTCTGTGTATTTGTTATTTTCAGGGAGTACATACATTTTCTGCACTGTCTACGTTGTTACAAAGTGGACCAAACTTAAAGCTCACACTGAGGGATCAAATATAGCATTACTTTCCCAGTGTTCTTATTACATACAGGGTTTTATGAGACTTGTTGGAAACAATTTAGCTGTTGGAAGATATCTTCACTGTATTTAGGAAAATATTATCCTCTGAAAATTCTCCAAATATATAATTGTTTAGGCTTATactttttcttgaatttcaagaTGGTCTTATACTCTACTGAGATATTCATTTCTCCCACATGAGTGCCACTTACCTCAAAGGTGTCTCCAGGATCTGGTGAGATTCAAGGTTATAAAATTTCCAGTTCTCACCAAAAATGGAGGACCAGGAATCATTTCTTATGAATCTTACTATTTTCTCTTCATTGGATACTTTACTCCCCAAAATATCCTGCTGAGGACCTGATCCACTGGTTTTAACTTGAGTGCAACAATCTGCAACAATTGGTAACACAAGTCAatttcaagaaagaaagagagggagggcgggagagagggagggcgggagggagggaagaaggaagggaggaaggagaataTAAGTGGATTTCTTTCCATACACTGAACCAAAAATGTAAACAGACTTTTATAAGGAAGAATGAACATGTGGCAATTTGGGACTTCCGCAATAATAGAGAaatgggtcaaaatggcagcccaTTAATAACTAAGAACTACTTCCTAAAATGATGGGGATtgtatttcttgtcttttttttttttttgaaggagttGCCTGCCAgga
Protein-coding regions in this window:
- the LOC101414147 gene encoding zinc finger protein 77-like, with the protein product MDSVVFDEVVVKFTPEEWALLNRAQRNLYRDVMLETFRNLASVDCCTQVKTSGSGPQQDILGSKVSNEEKIVRFIRNDSWSSIFGENWKFYNLESHQILETPLRSYLVESLYKSKEGNQCGESLSQIANLTVPKSCPTEVEPCECRKCGKAFENHSFLKNKQRSHTGHKPYQCEERRRASGCPSCPSTHVKSHFAEKDYKCQDCGRISKTHVKTLSSKNPFECQKCGKAFICPLSFKVHVRGHKGKKIHICEVCEKAFLYYSHLARHVRSHTGEKPYACQHCGKALSCSYSLRQHMKTHAEDNPYECRQCGKVFRYPSSFRKHRRMHTGEKPYECKQCGKAFGCLKYFRRHMIIHSGLKPYECKECGKAYSCSSSLRGHVRTHTGEKPYECKQCGKAFSWWSSLPGHMRLHTGEKPYECKQCGKPFRYAASLQQHVRTH